From Ipomoea triloba cultivar NCNSP0323 chromosome 5, ASM357664v1, the proteins below share one genomic window:
- the LOC116020071 gene encoding vascular-related unknown protein 4-like translates to MENSVFSSSSAPCSKPNTPHSPEESSWTMYFQEFNDNDEHTSFSSSPYEKTDHTLASYASSLAPQELSNYHDNRKKPWRNLIGVAVDDELEDTASSPVNSPKVSHINHQGKGNFSVSKGKGGDSGQNEMDARGRDDGEPTDESDLKKKGLCLVPMSMITKYIG, encoded by the exons ATGGAGAATTCTGTGTTTTCTTCAAGCAGTGCTCCCTGTtctaaaccaaacacacctcaTTCTCCTGAGGAGAGCAGTTGGACTATGTATTTTCAAGAATTCAATGACAATGATGAACACACTTCTTTCTCTTCATCTCCCTATGAAAAAACTGATCATACTCTTGCTTCCTATGCCTCTTCTTTAGCCCCTCAAGAACTTTCTAACTATCATGATAATCGTAAGAAACCATGGCGGAACTTGATTGGGGTTGCTGTTGATGATGAGCTTGAGGACACTGCTAGCTCTCCTGTCAATAGTCCCAAG GTTTCTCACATCAATCATcaaggaaaaggaaattttaGTGTTTCAAAG GGAAAGGGAGGTGATTCTGGGCAGAATGAAATGGATGCCAGGGGAAGGGATGATGGTGAGCCTACAGATGAATCAGACTTGAAGAAGAAGGGTCTGTGCTTAGTACCTATGTCTATGATCACAAAATATATTGGTTAA